Proteins from one Mytilus galloprovincialis chromosome 11, xbMytGall1.hap1.1, whole genome shotgun sequence genomic window:
- the LOC143051670 gene encoding uncharacterized protein LOC143051670: MMSIKTFKLKCPSNASWKLRAQVKCNNTLKYFCLYNNVADKYVEGCNGPDWDRKGSKRIYAGDFSRGKCTKKRFQPFIFWTNGSITDCVYAKSVCSAEGQVVYMDNSTKDDRACRCDYENNYSFIKTPRNVCYCIPSEEDCSCSIKSCPENYTLSADYKCTTSDFHEVTQCKNITRYNITLDENTEDLNRNINLSNSQSTLLVNWSDRAAAAVFCLFIMCIVVAGLVFFFVDLLNMWIRKQLQPFRRSTERYNTDTVGATISANKIPNANTIEINTHESYEKMPFDKKKEQQITTDEVNFLRIVHLLFSVACPVVRMAFNHEIHPNQLRKTLNKNKILLEKLYRRKGKIINDFQWNLLFKGGTVSSDEFDITLMVNLLRTLANISIVDIYPVPFDASISAMLTRISYISNKVIKNVEGELSGDQFNQYWDDIGQAVLKLVSSFELDIDNDQQKIRLIGRLLALNPISLDIQKLRMFIDMSEKYPAMILQKLISEYNSSKNVTTEDVLRKAKHQLYHKRKKHKPCCICTTEYVSSVNVIQEEQWETLYEINERSDLHVCISNLRNCCERYIPKRVNTSDLSVATTLVLNIPDILSYMIDRLCVNGIDKFMMHNKHTLYHYMEKKRCCMCHNEFMVPSEKPCINKGEWTRLYYVKEDSILCSVGNTECCCQYSVRNSIQYSDMNDISWSKIFHVVGPISIISKIRNNTLSYFLNWNADDKILRQALTELLQIIQDEKFCNDMLRRIASSKSVESRETIATKIDASEWVSKHFRHHKENTEKQLQMIVLDKVGLNVKSLPIPQGFPLSHRTKKFTDLTSEENNFLVAVHALSNIVYPVIRKEFSRLCPDQELEKIRYNMYEQQNAQYCNGSDMLGKKSISKRIYLTQIQQRQLFSPKQEESKNLDLELMIYILKRRVEEKDKEKRVGQLELIENIRRELVQSSSGHLNETRLQDIINRIRGAVMHFGGEFYKEKVLNIHQIQNINYVE, translated from the exons GTAGTAAGAGAATTTATGCTGGGGATTTTAGCAGAGGAAAGTGTACAAAGAAACGTTTCCAGCCATTTATATTTTGGACCAATGGTAGCATTACCGATTGTGTATATGCTAAATCAGTCTGCAGTGCAGAAGGGCAAGTTGTTTACATGGACAATTCGACAAAAGATGACAGAGCTTGTCGATGTGACTATGAAAACAATTACTCATTTATCAAAACTCCAAGAAATGTTTGTTACTGTATACCATCAGAAGAAGACTGTTCCTGTTCCATCAAATCATGCCCAGAAAACTATACCCTCTCAGCAG ATTATAAATGCACCACATCTGATTTTCATGAAGTAACACAATGTAAAAATATAACCAG atataACATAACATTGGATGAAAACACAGAAGACCTCAACAGAAATATCAACCTAAGTAACAGTCAATCAA CACTCCTTGTTAACTGGAGTGACAGAGCTGCAGCTGCCGTATTTTGTCTGTTCATCATGTGTATAGTTG ttGCAGGGctagtttttttctttgttgatttACTAAACATGTGGATAAGAAAACAACTACAACCATTTAGAAGATCAACTGAAAGATACAATACAG ATACAGTGGGAGCCACGATCTCAGCAAACAAAATACCTAACGCGAATACAATTGAAATTAATACCCATGAATCTTATGAAAAAATGCCATTTGACAAGAAAAAAG AGCAACAAATAACAACAGATGAAGTAAACTTTCTACGAATAGTTCATCTTTTGTTCAGTGTGGCATGTCCAGTTGTACGAATGGCATTTAACCATGAGATTCACCCAAACCAGTTACGCAAAACACTAAATAAGAATAAGATATTACTTGAAAAGTTATACAGAAGGAAAGGCAAAATCATAAATGATTTCCAGTGGAATTTATTATTTAAAG GGGGAACGGTTTCATCAGATGAGTTTGATATTACACTCATGGTTAACCTCTTACGTACACTTGCAAACATCAGTATTGTCGATATATATCCAGTACCATTTGATGCCAGTATCAGTGCAATGCTTACTAGAATAAGTTATATAAGTAACAAAGTAATAAAGAACGTCGAAGGGGAACTCTCAGGAGATCAGTTCAATCAATATTGGGACGATATAGGAcag GCAGTACTGAAATTGGTGTCATCATTTGAACTTGACATTGATAATGATCAGCAGAAGATTAGGCTGATCG GCAGACTCCTTGCGCTGAACCCAATATCTTTGGATATTCAAAAACTGCGTATGTTCATTGATATGTCTGAAAAATACCCTGCAATGATACTACAAAAACTGATTTCTgaatacaactcgtctaaaaaCGTTACGACAGAAGATGTACTGAGAAAAGCAAAACACCAACTTTATCATAAACGGAAGAAACACAAACCATGCTGTATATGCACAACAGAATATGTTTCCTCTGTTAATGTTATTCAAGAGGAGCAGTGGGAAACATTGTATGAAATTAACGAGCGGAGTGATTTACATGTTTGTATATCTAACCTAAGAAACTGTTGTGAACGCTATATTCCCAAAAGGGTAAACACAAGTGATTTATCTGTGGCCACTACATTGGTTCTTAATATACCAGATATTCTAAGCTATATGATAGATCGTTTATGCGTGAATGGAATCGATAAATTCATGATGCATAACAAGCATACACTATACCATTATATGGAGAAAAAGAGATGTTGCATGTGCCATAATGAGTTCATGGTACCTTCTGAAAAACCTTGCATCAATAAAGGAGAATGGACCAGACTATATTATGTAAAAGAAGACTCTATACTTTGCTCTGTCGGTAACACGGAATGTTGCTGTCAGTATTCAGTTAGAAATTCAATTCAATACTCAGACATGAACGACATATCTTGGTCGAAAATATTTCATGTTGTGGGTCCTATCAGCATAATCAGCAAAATTAGAAACAATACGCTATCATACTTTCTAAATTGGAATGCTGATGACAAAATATTACGACAAGCGTTAACAGAACTATTGCAGATTATACAAGATGAAAAGTTTTGCAATGACATGCTCCGACGCATAGCATCCTCTAAGAGCGTAGAATCAAGGGAAACCATAGCTACTAAAATAGATGCTAGTGAGTGGGTTTCAAAACACTTTCGACATCATAAG gaaaatacagaaaaacaacttcaaatgatTGTACTTGATAAAG tTGGTTTAAACGTCAAAAGTTTGCCGATCCCTCAAGGTTTCCCCTTATCTCACAGAAC taaaaagttcacggatcTCACTTCAGAGGAAAATAATTTCTTAGTTGCAGTTCATGCACTTTCGAACATTGTGTATCCTGTAATAAGAAAAGAGTTTAGTAGACTATGTCCAGATCAGGAGCTAGAAAAAATCCGTTATAATATGTATGAACAGCAAAACGCTCAGTATTGTAACGGTTCAGACATGCTTGGAAAGAAAAGCATAAGCAAAAGAATATACCTTACACAGATCCAACAGCGACAACTGTTTTCTCCTAAAC AAGAAGAATCGAAGAACTTAGATTTAGAATTGATGATATACATTCTTAAAAGACGTGTAGAAGAAAAGGACAAGGAAAAAAGAGTTGGTCAATTAGAATTAATCGAAAACATCAGAAGAGAACTTGTTCAAAGTAGTAGCGGACATTTAAATGAAACACGGTTACAAGATATCATAAACCGTATAAGAGGG GCAGTAATGCATTTTGGAGGAGAATTTTATAAGGAAAAAGTATTAAACAttcatcaaatacaaaatattaattatgTTG AATAA